The genome window GAGTTGGTGTTGTCAAACTACCACAGTACATTTCGTGTCAACAGATTATGGACAAGCGTGAGCGGGATCCTTTGCTGGTCTGTTTTGTGTCCCTTGCATTTGTTTACCCAAGCTTGAGCCTTCATGCACCCGAAAAACATTCGAACTACTTAACTGTGCTGGTCTATGAATACTGTGAAGGTCGTAATCAAGTCCCAGAATCTCGCAAGGGTGGTAGAATTATAAACTGTTATCATATGGAGCACCGCTTCGTCTAAAGATAGGTCGAGAGCCATATCTCATTGAGGACAATACCATATGCAACCGCTCAGTCTAGAACGAGTGATAGAGGAAGTAAGCCAAAGTCATTGGTGTTTAAAATAAAGAGCAGAGACTTCAATGAAGCTATAGGTATATCTTAATGATCTGAATTCCACCATGAAGAGAACCTGGAGCTAATGGTCAATAAGATGCCAAGCTTTCCATACGGTAAGTCTGAATGAGCATAATAACATAACCCATCACATTTATAACAAGATCCAAGTATCTTAGTTTCTTAATCCTTAGCTTACCCTTAGAATCATTTTACTGTCTGATGATAAATATAGGATATTTTCCGAATCTCATCCCTATTCTGGCACCACTTCCGCAAATAAAACCAGGAAACCGGCAAGTTGGTCACGTTTTCCAGAGCAAATTCGGCTTTGGATCTTATCAGGTTGTGGCTTTAGACAGTGGTGTCACCTGGCACCAGGTCAGTCAAAGAAGCGCCTTGCGTGCTAACACTTCAAACTTCGATGTTCTCGGGATGCTTTATTAGCCCAGAAGTAGGCAGAGAACTAGGCAATTGGGTTTAACGCTTCTATTCTAACAAGACGGTACGTCATGAAAAGACATCAAACAGCTAAAATTATGATCCAAACTGAGTGTTCATTATCTCTTTGGTTGTCGTTGACATACAGCGGGAGTGAGTTACTGTTCATTGAAGCTAATTCTGGATAACATAAGCCACATGGTAAGATATGGATATCTCTGCCCAGAAAGTTCGTGTTCGTTCAAGTCCGAAACCCGATATGATACGAGTCTCTCTGGGACGGTATGGGTACGCGCAGTGAATCTTTATTATCGATTGTATACGTGTATTCCTGAGAAACTACTTAGGTACTAACTTCCATCGGCTCATTAAAAATCGTCTGTTTGCCGATACTGACCCCAACTCCGAGAGCGCCCAATAAACCCAGCCTTGATCCGTTCCAGGTTCTCGACCTTAAATACCAACAGCATGACTGAAAACCTTGGCTGCCAACTGGCTGAGCAGCCTTGACTTGTCGTCCTGGGGAAGCTCCTGAAATACAGCGTAGACACTCTTACCCTTCGCATCGCGGACAGCTCCTAGTCTGTTCCCCGCAACGGCTCCTGCGACAAGACCTGGCACATTGGCTACGATGAACCCCAGAGCGCCGCCGCTGACACCACCCACCATACTCCAGAACTTGCCAGTGGGGTGGTTATCCCTGCCCTCGGCCATGCCCTCCTCGCGCATCATCTCCTCGAATACATCACTAAACTGCGCATCCTCAGTTTGCTCGCGATCCTGAGCAGGggcttggccttggttgGTGAAGAAGTTCCATGCCCAGGAATAAGGGCTCTGTCGCGGCGCGGCGCCACCCTCAGTTTCCGTCTCAGGAATGTCCTCGAAGGGATCTGAAGGggtgctggtgttgaagagttTGCGCTGAGCATCATACTCGCGACGGCGTACAGGGTCAGAGAGTGTGTAATAGGCGTCGTTGACGAGCTGGAACTTTCGTGTCCGTTCGGCTCGCTCTGGGGAGTCATTGGAGACGCGGTCAGGGTGCGTCTTTAGGGCAGCGCTGATTACCGGGATTAGTTGTGTCGCGAGTCGAGACTAGAAAGCAAAAGTGACATACCGCTTGTAAGCATCTCGGATTTGCTGAGTGGTCGCAGTATCAGAAACCTCGAGAATGGCATCTACATAAAGTTCTAGTCAGTTTTCACTCTGGCGCATTCACATGTAGTGGGGTCATGATGGCAGCTTACAGTAGTTCGGGGGAGCTCCAGCAGTCATGATGAGTTCAAGTAATACAAAGGTCTTTACAAAAGACAATAAAATTAGAGTCGATTCTAACGAGCGAAGGGTCTACAATTTTCCTCGCGAGGATATGCCAAGTCGCAGGTGGTAGGTTGGTATGTAATGCGAGTGTTGTTGAATCAAGGCCATAGACGACTATCCCAGGGCGGAAGTGTCAACGTCATTGTGGCGGTGCCTGCGTCAATGTGGCGAtccaatcaaatcaacttcttcaacttcaattCGCTTCATGGAACGTTGGGTATCTCAAACTAGAACTCCAACCAATGGCTTCTCAAGGAAGATATCAAATACTCCTAATCATCGCTGTGCTTTTCTTTCGTGACAAACCAGAAACTTCACTCGCTGAGTAACTGCCGTGGAAATTACTCATGAATGAATCATATGCCAATTCTCGACGCCCCCGTATCTTATGCCATGACGCCCAAAACCTAATAGCTTTGTTCCGAACCACCCCATTTTATACACATAACTCCTGAACGGTACATTGATGATCTTGATTATTCGACATCCTGCTCCAAGTATCTCTGGGCTCTCGATAACGCATCAGCTGTGATCTTGTTGGCGTCTGCTTGTCGCCCAGCTTTCTGATAATGCGCTGCCAGCACCCACATATCACGGATGACTCGCAGGTTGTTGTTCGCACCGTGCGCTACCTCTCTTT of Fusarium oxysporum Fo47 chromosome I, complete sequence contains these proteins:
- a CDS encoding DnaJ domain-containing protein — encoded protein: MTAGAPPNYYAILEVSDTATTQQIRDAYKRAALKTHPDRVSNDSPERAERTRKFQLVNDAYYTLSDPVRRREYDAQRKLFNTSTPSDPFEDIPETETEGGAAPRQSPYSWAWNFFTNQGQAPAQDREQTEDAQFSDVFEEMMREEGMAEGRDNHPTGKFWSMVGGVSGGALGFIVANVPGLVAGAVAGNRLGAVRDAKGKSVYAVFQELPQDDKSRLLSQLAAKVFSHAVGI